From [Flavobacterium] thermophilum:
CTTAAGTGGCGGACAGCGGTCGAAGGCGACGGCGGATGGATGCCGAGCGAGCGGACAAGTTCGTCGGCGGCGTCCGTTTCCTTCCTCCGGCTGATCCATTGCCAGCGCGACAGCCGGGAAAGGAGGCGGACGGTGATGTTGGTTTTCACTGACTCGGGCAAGAACAGCCCTTGTTTGCGCCGTTCTTCCGGAATAAGACAAAGGCCGGCGGCAATCGCTTCATGCGGCGATGAAAATGTATAGCGCCGGCCGTCAAGTTGCCATTCGCCAGACGTCTTCCGGTGGGCGATGAGGCTTTCAGCGAGCTCCGTTTTGCCGGCGCCAACCAAGCCGGCGATGCCGACGATTTCGCCGCGATGGGCGTAAAGATCGACCGTCGTGCCGGTTTTTTCGATCGTGATCCCACGGACGGCAAAGGCGATGTCGCTTCCATGCGCGCGCGTTTGTTTCATGGCGGCGGCTCGCCTTGTTCCGGTCATATGAAGGACGATGTCTTCAAGCGGCAAACCGCGGGCGGAACCATGGTAGACGACGCGGCCGTCGCGCAAAATCGTCAGCCGGTCGGCGATTTCCTGCACTTCTTTCAGTTTATGAGAGATGTAAATAAAGCCGACGCCTTGCTGTTTCAGTTCCGTGATGATGGCAAACAGCCGCTTCGTTTCGGCTTCGCTCAAGGCGGCGGTCGGTTCGTCCAAAATGATGTAGCGCGCATTCGATGACAACACTTTGGCGAGCACGATCAGCTGTTTTTCATGGAGCGAGCAGTCGCGCACGAGCTTCGTCGGCGGGATGGAAAGGCCGACGCGGCGAAGCAGAGCGGCGGCCCGCTCTTTTTCTTGGCGCAGCGAGCGGATCGGCCGGTTTTTCACATCAGCGAGCTCGTCAGCCGCCAAGTTTTCGTAAACGGGCAATCCTGGGAAAAGCGCCGTGTCGACCTCTTGGACGACGAAGCCGATGCCGGCTCGTTTCGCGTCAAGCGGCGACGAAAAGGTGCAGTTGACGCCATCGATCGTGATCGTGCCGGCGTCGGGAGGAATGGCGCCGGCCAAAATGTTCATGAGCGTGCTTTTGCCGGCGCCGTTCATGCCTAAAAGGGCGTGGACTTCGCCCGGACGGACGTCGAAGTCCACGCCGTCAAGCACGCGCACGGCGCCAAACGATTTTTCCATGCCCCGCATTGACAACCCGTTCATTTTTTGTTCACCTGAGCTTCCAGCGTTTTCATCCACGGCGAGATGGCGACGTTCGATTGCCCCCAGCCCGGGATGTATTGCGAGAGATCGCTCATCGATACTTGTTTGTCCGGCAGGTCAGACCGTTTCACTAAATGCGGCTCGAGCGAGTAAATGTTCGGCGTTTTTTCACCAGCAATTTTTTGATAGGCGAAGCGAACTTGAACGCGGCCGACTTCCGCCGGATCCGTCGCCGTCGTCGCCACCCACGGACTGTTCGGTTTTTGGATCATTTGCAAGTCTTCGTCACTCAAATCGATGCCGTATACTTTGATTTCCGTACGCCCGGCTTGCTCGATGGCGCGCGTCGCTCCTTTGGCGAACTCGTCCCAAGTTGCGAAGACGGCGTCAATGTCGCCTTTGTTCGGATATTTTTTCAAAATGGCCTCCATTTGCGTTTGCGTGTCCAAAGCCGTGTTGGCGCTCGCCGTACCGAACTTGGCGACTTCTTTTATGTTCGGATAGCGTTTTTTGAACGCCTCATAAATGACGTGGCGCCGCTCCATTGGAGTAAAACCGCCGACCCAAATCGTGACGATGTTGCCCTCTCCATTTAAATCTTCGGCGAGTGTTTTTAACGTTTTCCAGGCGAGGCTGTAGTCGTCTTGGTCGATGACGGTGACGCCGGGAACGTTCAAATCGTTGTCAAAGGCGACGACCGGGATGCCTTTTTCAACCGCTTTTTTCACCGGGCCTTCGAGCGCATCAGCGCGGCCGTGATCAAGCAGAATGGCATCAACGTTTTGCGTGATGGCCGTTTCTACGTATGAGGCCATTTTCGTCAAGTCGTTGTCGGCGTTGTAAATTTGCACTTCGCCGCCGAACTTTTGCACTTGTTCTTTGACGCCGGCGATGTATTGCGACGAGAACGTGCCGATGGACATTTGCATAATGGCGGCGATCTTCACCGGTTTTTTCAGCTTCTCCGGGATGGCCGCCTGTTCGCTGCTCGATGCGGTTTGGCTGTTGGATGAGACGGTGTCGCCTTGGATGGCCGTTTGCTTCGTTTCGTTGGCCGGCTTGGCGCTCATGGCATCTTGCTCATTTGTGCAGCCGGCTAAGATGGAGAACACGGCAAAGAAAAGAAGAAAAAGGAACGATAAGGCCTTAAATTGTTTCATGGTGCTCCTCCTTTGTGAATAACGATGGCAGCGCCGTTTCGTAATGGCCGCGGACGATGCCTTTTTCAGTAATGATGG
This genomic window contains:
- the araG gene encoding Arabinose import ATP-binding protein AraG gives rise to the protein MNGLSMRGMEKSFGAVRVLDGVDFDVRPGEVHALLGMNGAGKSTLMNILAGAIPPDAGTITIDGVNCTFSSPLDAKRAGIGFVVQEVDTALFPGLPVYENLAADELADVKNRPIRSLRQEKERAAALLRRVGLSIPPTKLVRDCSLHEKQLIVLAKVLSSNARYIILDEPTAALSEAETKRLFAIITELKQQGVGFIYISHKLKEVQEIADRLTILRDGRVVYHGSARGLPLEDIVLHMTGTRRAAAMKQTRAHGSDIAFAVRGITIEKTGTTVDLYAHRGEIVGIAGLVGAGKTELAESLIAHRKTSGEWQLDGRRYTFSSPHEAIAAGLCLIPEERRKQGLFLPESVKTNITVRLLSRLSRWQWISRRKETDAADELVRSLGIHPPSPSTAVRHLSGGNQQKVVIGKWLNTNARVFLFDEPTKGIDVHAKQEVFSIIRALADEGKTVLYFSSEFHELLEVCDTIYIMADGRLLTRLPAAELTYEQLVYYCSGGEIDEPASRFHSAVEKNGAVHS
- the yphF gene encoding ABC transporter periplasmic-binding protein yphF precursor; the encoded protein is MKQFKALSFLFLLFFAVFSILAGCTNEQDAMSAKPANETKQTAIQGDTVSSNSQTASSSEQAAIPEKLKKPVKIAAIMQMSIGTFSSQYIAGVKEQVQKFGGEVQIYNADNDLTKMASYVETAITQNVDAILLDHGRADALEGPVKKAVEKGIPVVAFDNDLNVPGVTVIDQDDYSLAWKTLKTLAEDLNGEGNIVTIWVGGFTPMERRHVIYEAFKKRYPNIKEVAKFGTASANTALDTQTQMEAILKKYPNKGDIDAVFATWDEFAKGATRAIEQAGRTEIKVYGIDLSDEDLQMIQKPNSPWVATTATDPAEVGRVQVRFAYQKIAGEKTPNIYSLEPHLVKRSDLPDKQVSMSDLSQYIPGWGQSNVAISPWMKTLEAQVNKK